In Hippea jasoniae, the genomic window TTTAACCTTTTTAGCATCAACCTTTATTTGAAGTTTCTTTCTTGAAGGTTTTACATCCTCAACTGCTACCTCTACCATACTTCCTCCCGCATCTTTAGTTAGCCAAATATACCAAAAGAAAACCGTCTTTTCAATCTTGTTGACCTTTTTTTGGCTATTTAATAAGTTAAAGGTATGGCAAGGGTTTTATTAATTGAGGATGATTTATACTTAGGTGAGGCAATAAGGCGCTATCTTACAAAGAACGGCCACAGCTGCGAGCTTGTTGAAGATGATAGAGAAGTAATGGCTGTTTTTTTAAATAGTGGTTTTGATATAGTTGTGCTGGATTTGATTTTAAAGTTTAGCAGAGGTGAGGATATATTAAGACAGATCAAAGCAAAACAGGATATACCTGTTATTATTCTAACTGCAAAGGGCAGCATTGAAGATAAAGAGGTCTGCTTTGGGCTGGGTGCTGATGATTACATAACAAAGCCGTTTAATCCAAAGGAACTGCTATTAAGAATTGAGGCTGTTTTAAAAAGAAACAAAAGGAACATTATAAAATTTGGCTCTATCGAAATCGATTTAAAAACAAAAATTTTAAAAAAAGAAGGAAAACCTGTCTATCTAACAAAAAAGGAATGGGAGTTGCTCGAGTTTTTTATTAATCATTCAGGAAAGGTGGTTGATAGCGAAACAATTCTTGTTAATGTATGGCCTGATAGTGATATCTCTTCAGATTCAATAAGAGTTTATGTTAAAAAACTCAGGGATATTTTAGGTAAAGATGTTATAAAAACGCTAAAGGGAAGGGGGTATCTGTTTTTAGTAGAAAAATAGCCTCCTACAGGCCGATTGTTGCTGTTTTATTTGTTCTTGTTTTATGGCTTTCTGCTATAAATATTGTTGTGTTTGTTTTTGCAAGGCACACCTTTTTTGTTTCATTAAAAAGGGAGCTTAAAGCCTACTCGAATATAGAAAGGTTTGGCGGCAAAATAGATTTGCCTGAGTATGTGATTATTCAAGACCATCCCATATCAAAAAAAGGATATGTCCTGTATGCGTCAGACAACGGTGTTTTTATTTATGTAAATATGTCTTATTTTGAAAGGCTTTTTAGAAACTTTGCTGTTGATCTGTTTTTGTGGGAAACATCACTTACATTGACTGTTGTTTTAATTGTTTTTTTGATTTTGAAGAGGTTTAATACAAAGCAAAAGCAGATAAACGATATGATGAGATTGATCGTTGAGACGATGTCACATAAAATTGGAAACTTTTTGTCTTCAGTCAGGGTAAACCTTGAAATTAATGATGAAGAAGGCATAAAACAGATAAAGAAGAGCCTTGAGGTGGTGGAGAATGACTTTAAAGCCATGCAGAAAAAGATTCAGAGGTTATACGATCATTCAGAGACTATTGAAACAGTGAAACTCAACGAAATAGTTGAAGAAATAATAAAAAACTTGGGAGAGGAAAGGTTTAATTACTTTTTGGATGAAGCTAAATTAAAAGTCAATAAAGATGACCTTCAGATAGTTATCTGGGAGGTGTTAAACAACGCATTTAAGTATGCCGATGGCAAGATAGAGGTTAAACTTTTAAAAAATAAAAAAGTTAAATTTTTTGTGCGCAACAAAATTGGCAGGGTTGCCTCAAACTCTGGATACGGCAAGAAGATCTGTGAATATATAGCTTTTAAAAACGGATGGGTTTTTTCAACAAATATAAAGGAGAACTGTTATGAAGTGGCTATTTATTTTTAGTGTTTTTCTTTTTGCATCAACTGCATGGGGTTTTGATGCAGATAAGATAGCTAAAGAAACATTCAAAAAGTACAATGTGCCTGTTGAGTATTCAAAATCGGTGTTAAAGAAGGCAAAGGTAATGGATAAGGTTAAACAGTTTGTTGAGCGTGTTGCTAACTCACCAGAGAAGGTGTTTAAGTTTTATAACTTTTTGCCCCTATTTTTGAACAAACAGAGGATTAATGATGCAGTAGAATTTTATAAAAGACACAAAGGAGTTTTTGATAAGGTTTATAATCGATACGGTGTTGATAGGTGTGTTTTACTTGCTATTT contains:
- a CDS encoding response regulator transcription factor, translating into MARVLLIEDDLYLGEAIRRYLTKNGHSCELVEDDREVMAVFLNSGFDIVVLDLILKFSRGEDILRQIKAKQDIPVIILTAKGSIEDKEVCFGLGADDYITKPFNPKELLLRIEAVLKRNKRNIIKFGSIEIDLKTKILKKEGKPVYLTKKEWELLEFFINHSGKVVDSETILVNVWPDSDISSDSIRVYVKKLRDILGKDVIKTLKGRGYLFLVEK
- a CDS encoding sensor histidine kinase; the encoded protein is MFVFARHTFFVSLKRELKAYSNIERFGGKIDLPEYVIIQDHPISKKGYVLYASDNGVFIYVNMSYFERLFRNFAVDLFLWETSLTLTVVLIVFLILKRFNTKQKQINDMMRLIVETMSHKIGNFLSSVRVNLEINDEEGIKQIKKSLEVVENDFKAMQKKIQRLYDHSETIETVKLNEIVEEIIKNLGEERFNYFLDEAKLKVNKDDLQIVIWEVLNNAFKYADGKIEVKLLKNKKVKFFVRNKIGRVASNSGYGKKICEYIAFKNGWVFSTNIKENCYEVAIYF